One window of the Archangium primigenium genome contains the following:
- the gcvP gene encoding aminomethyl-transferring glycine dehydrogenase, whose translation MSLNWKYQESFADRHIGPDEKELQGMLQTLGLGSLDELIDQTVPPAIRSKEPLKMEGPRSEQDALATLEALAAKNQLFRSFIGMGYSDTQTPLVILRNILQNPGWYTQYTPYQAEIAQGRLEALLNYQTMVMDLTGLEVANASLLDEGTAAAEAMAMALALYKGDDSAAFFVSDACHPQTLDVVRTRAEPLGVEVVVGDHRTLDLGARKFFGGLVQYPATDGVIHDYRAFGEKLHAAGALFIVATDLLALTLLPAPGEFGADVAVGSAQRFGVPMGYGGPHAAFFATKHAYTRVMPGRIIGVSEDAQGHRALRMALQTREQHIRREKATSNICTAQVLLAIMASMYAVYHGPRGLKAIAERVHGLTVLLARGLAKLGYGAAHEHFFDTLRVETAPSTVRVLLSGAEAKAMNFRRIDERTIGLSLDETTRASDVEAILSVFANVRAAGVTPDLEALGADLQSPLPASFQRTSAYLTHPVFNTHHSETEMLRYIRRLESRDLSLTHSMIPLGSCTMKLNATAEMVPVTWPQFGKLHPFAPGSQAAGYRALFEQLEQMLAAVTGFSGVSLQPNAGSQGELAGLLVIRAYQQHLGQSHRDVCLIPSSAHGTNPASAVMAGYKVVVVKCDESGNIDVADLRAKAEEHQVNLAALMVTYPSTHGVFEEDIKEICAIVHSRGGQVYMDGANLNAQVGLTKPAEIGADVCHINLHKTFCIPHGGGGPGMGPICVASHLTRFLPGHPVVATGGNESIGAISAAPWGSASILVISWMYIAMMGGEGLTRATRLAILNANYIAERLQPHYPVLYRGKRGRVAHECIVDLRPLKKTTGIEVEDVAKRLMDYGFHAPTVSFPVAGTLMIEPTESESQVEIDRLCDALIAIRGEIREIEEGQQPRDNNVLKNAPHTARVITAPEWNRPYSREKAAFPMPWVRDAKFWPSVGRLNGALGDRKLVCSCPPIEDYLPPPEPSKAA comes from the coding sequence ATGTCCTTGAACTGGAAATACCAGGAGTCGTTCGCTGACCGGCACATCGGGCCGGATGAGAAGGAACTGCAGGGGATGCTCCAGACCCTGGGCCTGGGCTCGCTCGACGAGCTCATCGACCAGACGGTCCCCCCCGCCATCCGCTCGAAGGAACCCTTGAAGATGGAGGGGCCCCGGAGTGAGCAGGACGCGCTCGCCACGCTGGAGGCGCTCGCGGCCAAGAATCAGCTCTTCCGCTCGTTCATCGGCATGGGCTACTCCGACACCCAGACGCCGCTCGTCATCCTGCGCAACATCCTGCAGAACCCGGGCTGGTACACCCAGTACACGCCCTACCAGGCGGAGATCGCCCAGGGCCGTCTGGAGGCGCTGCTCAACTACCAGACCATGGTGATGGACCTCACCGGCCTGGAGGTGGCCAACGCCTCGCTGCTCGACGAGGGCACCGCCGCGGCCGAGGCCATGGCCATGGCGCTCGCGCTGTACAAGGGCGACGACTCGGCGGCCTTCTTCGTGTCCGACGCGTGCCACCCCCAGACCCTGGACGTCGTGCGCACCCGCGCCGAGCCCCTGGGCGTGGAGGTGGTGGTGGGGGACCACCGCACGCTGGACCTGGGCGCCCGGAAGTTCTTCGGCGGGCTCGTGCAGTACCCGGCCACCGATGGCGTCATCCACGACTACCGCGCCTTCGGCGAGAAGCTGCACGCGGCGGGCGCGCTCTTCATCGTCGCCACGGACCTGCTGGCGCTCACGCTCCTGCCCGCGCCGGGCGAGTTCGGCGCGGACGTGGCGGTGGGCAGCGCCCAGCGCTTCGGCGTGCCCATGGGCTACGGCGGCCCGCACGCGGCCTTCTTCGCCACCAAGCACGCCTACACCCGCGTGATGCCCGGCCGCATCATCGGCGTGTCCGAGGACGCCCAGGGCCACCGCGCCCTGCGCATGGCGCTGCAGACGCGCGAGCAGCACATCCGCCGCGAGAAGGCCACGAGCAACATCTGCACCGCGCAGGTGCTGCTGGCCATCATGGCGAGCATGTACGCCGTGTACCACGGGCCCCGGGGCCTCAAGGCCATCGCCGAGCGCGTGCACGGGCTCACCGTGCTGCTCGCGCGGGGGCTGGCCAAGCTTGGCTACGGCGCCGCGCACGAGCACTTCTTCGACACGCTGCGCGTGGAGACCGCGCCGTCCACGGTGCGCGTGCTGCTGTCCGGCGCCGAGGCCAAGGCCATGAACTTCCGCCGCATCGACGAGCGGACGATCGGCCTGAGCCTGGACGAGACGACGCGCGCCTCGGACGTGGAGGCCATCCTCTCCGTGTTCGCCAACGTGCGCGCGGCCGGCGTCACGCCGGACCTCGAGGCGCTGGGGGCGGACCTCCAGAGCCCGCTGCCCGCGAGCTTCCAGCGCACGAGCGCCTACCTCACGCACCCCGTCTTCAACACCCACCACTCCGAGACGGAGATGCTGCGCTACATCCGCCGGCTCGAGTCGCGCGACCTGTCGCTCACGCACTCGATGATTCCGCTCGGCTCGTGCACCATGAAGCTCAACGCCACCGCGGAGATGGTGCCGGTGACGTGGCCGCAGTTCGGCAAGCTGCACCCCTTCGCCCCGGGCTCCCAGGCGGCGGGCTACCGCGCCCTGTTCGAGCAGCTGGAGCAGATGCTCGCCGCGGTGACGGGCTTCTCCGGCGTGTCCCTGCAGCCCAACGCGGGCAGCCAGGGCGAGCTCGCGGGCCTGCTCGTCATCCGCGCCTACCAGCAGCACCTGGGCCAGTCCCACCGCGACGTGTGCCTCATCCCCTCGTCGGCGCACGGCACCAACCCGGCCTCGGCGGTGATGGCGGGCTACAAGGTCGTCGTCGTCAAGTGCGACGAGAGCGGCAACATCGACGTGGCGGACCTGCGCGCCAAGGCCGAGGAGCACCAGGTCAACCTGGCCGCCCTCATGGTGACCTACCCGTCCACGCACGGCGTGTTCGAGGAGGACATCAAGGAGATCTGCGCCATCGTCCACTCGCGCGGCGGCCAGGTGTACATGGACGGCGCCAACCTCAACGCGCAGGTGGGCCTGACCAAGCCGGCGGAGATCGGCGCGGACGTGTGCCACATCAACCTGCACAAGACGTTCTGCATCCCCCACGGCGGTGGCGGCCCGGGCATGGGTCCCATCTGCGTGGCGAGCCACCTGACGCGCTTCCTGCCGGGCCACCCGGTGGTGGCCACGGGCGGCAACGAGAGCATCGGCGCCATCTCCGCGGCCCCCTGGGGCAGCGCGAGCATCCTGGTCATCTCGTGGATGTACATCGCGATGATGGGCGGCGAGGGGCTCACCCGGGCCACGCGCCTGGCCATCCTCAACGCCAACTACATCGCCGAGCGGCTCCAGCCGCACTACCCGGTGCTGTACCGGGGCAAGCGGGGCCGCGTGGCGCACGAGTGCATCGTGGACCTGCGCCCGCTCAAGAAGACGACGGGCATCGAGGTGGAGGACGTGGCCAAGCGGCTCATGGACTACGGCTTCCACGCCCCCACGGTGTCCTTCCCCGTGGCCGGCACGCTGATGATCGAGCCCACGGAGAGCGAGTCCCAGGTGGAGATCGATCGGCTGTGTGACGCGCTCATCGCCATCCGCGGGGAGATCCGCGAGATCGAGGAGGGCCAGCAGCCCCGGGACAACAACGTGCTCAAGAACGCGCCGCACACCGCGCGTGTCATCACCGCGCCCGAGTGGAACCGTCCCTACTCGCGCGAGAAGGCCGCCTTCCCGATGCCCTGGGTGCGCGATGCCAAGTTCTGGCCGTCCGTGGGCCGCCTCAACGGCGCCCTGGGTGATCGCAAGCTCGTGTGCTCGTGCCCGCCCATCGAGGACTACCTGCCGCCGCCGGAGCCTTCCAAGGCCGCGTAG
- a CDS encoding ATP-binding protein, with translation MAKNIRDAVDLALERVLGGAVASTLESEILDFKEQGQSGTKDFMKDLAGDAVCFANANGGAIVIGVDDKKSGPLAFKGTELDPDEVRRRIYELSNPRLLVEAEIRHVSNVQLLLLFVPLGLDVHADTQGRARRRVAKDCWIMSPEEVARLREDRRDVDWSSQLSGRPLSDASPIALDVARRNLSNLTDETRRKYARLNDHDLLAALGVVSEQGELLRAGELLFCETRATHLLQYHYRQTPGGEPRAIERIETPIILAFEKILGLIQARLNQTPVSLPNGQQIEISDFPQLAIREALANAIVHQDYGLRRPVFIDHSPQVFAVASPGPLVAGVTPENILTHPPKPRNRTLAKAARTLGFAEEAGRGVDRMYREMIRSGRELPRIEASFEQVEVKLVSGAPRTQIARFIAQLPEQERDDTDTLLILFRLCRSKTVTASGMAPMLQRSVEETEVSLRRLTHEDVNILEATRQTARLSHPDYRLRGEVLKKLGSAVDYQRRTTDELDRKVITHVREYEKVNNRTVQNLFDVDVQRARDILSDMVERQLLVKISEQQRGPSVEYGPGPKFPGKRRSRAKQSSSPPSPGRSAPVQKDTKTLSLFPPASKRGKSRSNS, from the coding sequence GTGGCGAAGAACATTCGGGATGCGGTCGACTTGGCCCTTGAGCGGGTTCTCGGGGGAGCGGTCGCAAGCACGTTGGAGTCGGAGATTCTCGACTTCAAGGAACAGGGCCAGAGCGGAACCAAGGACTTCATGAAGGACCTGGCGGGGGACGCCGTCTGCTTCGCGAACGCCAACGGTGGCGCAATCGTTATCGGTGTGGATGATAAGAAGAGCGGCCCTCTGGCTTTCAAGGGGACAGAACTCGACCCCGACGAGGTCCGCAGGCGCATCTACGAACTCAGCAATCCTCGTCTGCTCGTCGAGGCGGAAATCCGCCACGTCTCCAACGTCCAGCTGCTCCTACTTTTCGTGCCTCTAGGCCTGGATGTGCATGCGGACACGCAAGGCCGTGCCCGGCGTCGCGTAGCGAAGGACTGTTGGATCATGAGCCCCGAGGAAGTGGCTCGATTAAGAGAGGACCGCCGGGATGTCGATTGGTCCAGCCAGCTCAGTGGGCGTCCGCTCAGCGATGCGTCACCAATAGCGCTGGATGTAGCACGCCGCAACCTGTCAAACCTCACGGACGAGACGCGGCGCAAGTATGCCCGCCTCAACGATCACGATCTACTCGCAGCCTTAGGTGTCGTTTCCGAGCAGGGTGAATTACTCAGGGCTGGAGAGTTGCTTTTTTGTGAGACACGCGCCACTCACTTACTCCAGTACCATTATCGGCAGACGCCTGGCGGGGAACCCCGCGCCATTGAGCGAATCGAAACGCCGATCATCCTTGCTTTCGAGAAGATACTTGGGCTGATCCAGGCTCGGCTCAATCAAACACCTGTCTCGCTGCCCAACGGACAGCAGATTGAGATCTCGGATTTTCCTCAACTGGCGATTCGTGAAGCCCTCGCCAATGCCATCGTCCATCAAGATTATGGACTGCGGCGCCCTGTCTTCATCGACCACTCTCCCCAGGTATTCGCAGTCGCTTCTCCTGGTCCTCTCGTTGCCGGGGTGACACCGGAAAACATCCTGACGCATCCGCCCAAGCCACGAAACCGCACGCTCGCCAAAGCAGCTCGCACCCTGGGATTCGCCGAGGAAGCTGGACGCGGCGTGGACCGGATGTACCGAGAGATGATCCGTTCGGGCCGTGAACTTCCTCGCATCGAGGCTTCATTCGAGCAGGTCGAGGTCAAGCTGGTGTCGGGGGCGCCGAGAACACAGATCGCCCGGTTCATCGCTCAGCTGCCCGAGCAGGAGCGAGATGACACGGACACCTTGCTGATCCTCTTCCGGCTCTGTCGGAGCAAAACCGTCACGGCCTCGGGCATGGCGCCCATGCTGCAGCGGTCAGTGGAAGAAACCGAGGTCAGCCTCCGTCGATTGACCCACGAGGACGTCAACATCCTGGAAGCCACACGGCAAACCGCGCGCTTGTCCCATCCTGACTATCGACTGCGCGGCGAGGTGCTCAAGAAGCTCGGTTCGGCCGTGGACTACCAGCGGCGTACGACGGACGAGTTGGACCGAAAGGTCATCACCCATGTTCGTGAATACGAAAAGGTGAACAACCGTACCGTGCAGAACCTCTTCGATGTGGATGTGCAACGGGCCCGCGACATCCTTTCCGACATGGTGGAGCGCCAGTTGCTGGTCAAAATCTCCGAGCAGCAACGGGGACCGTCCGTGGAGTACGGCCCCGGGCCTAAGTTCCCCGGCAAACGGCGTTCGCGTGCCAAGCAATCGTCCTCCCCTCCATCGCCTGGGCGTTCCGCACCCGTCCAGAAGGACACCAAGACACTGTCGCTCTTCCCTCCCGCCAGCAAACGCGGCAAGTCGAGGAGCAACTCCTGA
- a CDS encoding manganese catalase family protein gives MHNKQLQYTVRVSEPNPGLASLMLEQFGGPQGELAAAMRYFTQALAEEDPGRKDLLLDIATEELSHLEIIGTIVAMLNKGAKGRLAEGVEEQASMYRSITGAGNDSHVTQVLYGGGPPLTNSAGVPWTAAYVDSIGDPTCDLRSNIAAEARAKIVYERLINLTPDPGVREALGFLMTREIAHQKSFEKALYAIEPNFPSGKLPGMPAFTDTYYNMSQGAGDMRGSWNEGEQWDYVSDREKQVAVDGGSGRASIGLTPEELSVLQQNVRRTQSQETSNPVTGADLGAGPGSGRMTPPDKVKAPRH, from the coding sequence ATGCACAACAAGCAGTTGCAGTACACCGTGCGCGTGTCGGAGCCCAACCCCGGCCTCGCCAGCCTCATGCTCGAGCAGTTCGGAGGGCCGCAGGGCGAGCTCGCCGCGGCGATGCGCTACTTCACCCAGGCCCTCGCCGAGGAGGATCCCGGCCGCAAGGACCTGCTCCTGGACATCGCCACCGAGGAGCTGAGCCACCTGGAGATCATCGGCACCATCGTCGCCATGCTGAACAAGGGCGCCAAGGGGCGGCTCGCGGAGGGCGTGGAGGAGCAGGCGTCCATGTACCGCTCCATCACCGGCGCGGGCAACGACAGCCACGTCACCCAGGTGCTCTACGGAGGCGGCCCGCCGCTCACCAACTCGGCCGGTGTGCCGTGGACGGCCGCGTACGTGGACAGCATCGGGGACCCGACGTGTGACCTGCGCTCGAACATCGCCGCGGAGGCACGGGCGAAGATCGTCTACGAGCGCCTCATCAACCTGACGCCGGACCCGGGCGTGCGCGAGGCGCTGGGCTTCCTGATGACGCGGGAGATCGCCCACCAGAAGTCGTTCGAGAAGGCGCTCTACGCCATCGAGCCCAACTTCCCGTCGGGCAAGCTGCCGGGCATGCCCGCGTTCACGGACACCTACTACAACATGTCCCAGGGCGCCGGAGACATGCGCGGCTCGTGGAACGAGGGCGAGCAGTGGGACTACGTGTCGGACCGGGAGAAGCAGGTCGCCGTGGATGGCGGCAGCGGCCGGGCCTCGATCGGGCTCACTCCCGAGGAACTGTCCGTGTTGCAGCAGAACGTGCGGCGCACCCAATCCCAGGAGACGAGCAACCCCGTCACGGGCGCGGACCTCGGCGCGGGCCCGGGCAGCGGGCGCATGACGCCGCCGGACAAGGTCAAGGCGCCCCGGCATTGA
- a CDS encoding Gfo/Idh/MocA family protein codes for MKKNGPIGVGIIGASPDRGWAMAAHIPALRALPAYEFRALSTSRRESADAASRAFGIPLAFDTAAELVARPEVDLAVVSVKVPQHHELVTTALRAGKDVYCEWPLGKDLAEAEQLAALARERGVRTIVGLQARAAPAVRYVRDLVAEGFVGEVLSTSLVGTGGAWGDTTDASGLYLLDARNGATLLSIPFGHTVDALCWCLGEFQEVSATLATRRHEVRLAGTNETRPMRTADQVLVCGVLAGGAVASIHYRGGVSRGTNLLWEINGTKGDLVLTGDAGHLQMTAPRLSGGNGERPFGPVPIPERYVAAPGIPEGSAYNVAQAYAQYAEDPGSVPSFEDAVVRHRMLEAILEAARTGQRQRLR; via the coding sequence ATGAAGAAGAACGGACCCATTGGAGTCGGCATCATCGGCGCGAGCCCGGATCGGGGCTGGGCCATGGCGGCGCACATTCCCGCGCTGCGCGCCCTGCCCGCCTACGAGTTCCGGGCCCTGAGCACCAGCCGACGGGAGTCCGCGGACGCCGCCTCGCGCGCGTTCGGCATCCCCCTGGCCTTCGACACCGCCGCGGAGCTGGTGGCGCGGCCCGAGGTGGACCTGGCCGTGGTCTCCGTCAAGGTGCCCCAACACCACGAGCTGGTGACGACGGCGCTGCGCGCGGGCAAGGACGTCTACTGCGAGTGGCCGCTCGGCAAGGACCTGGCGGAGGCCGAACAGCTCGCGGCGCTCGCGCGGGAGCGCGGGGTGAGGACGATCGTCGGCCTCCAGGCGCGGGCCGCGCCCGCCGTGCGCTACGTGCGGGACCTGGTGGCCGAGGGCTTCGTGGGCGAGGTGCTGTCCACGAGCCTCGTGGGGACGGGAGGCGCCTGGGGCGACACCACCGACGCGTCCGGCCTCTACCTGCTCGACGCGCGCAACGGCGCCACCCTGCTCTCCATCCCCTTCGGCCACACGGTGGACGCGCTGTGCTGGTGCCTCGGCGAGTTCCAGGAGGTCAGCGCGACCCTGGCCACCCGCCGCCACGAAGTCCGCCTGGCGGGAACGAACGAGACCCGGCCGATGCGCACGGCCGATCAGGTGCTCGTCTGCGGCGTGCTCGCGGGGGGCGCGGTGGCCTCCATCCACTATCGGGGGGGCGTGTCCCGCGGCACGAACCTGCTCTGGGAGATCAACGGCACGAAGGGCGACCTCGTGCTCACGGGCGACGCGGGCCACCTGCAGATGACCGCGCCCCGCTTGTCGGGCGGCAACGGAGAGCGGCCCTTCGGCCCAGTGCCCATTCCCGAGCGGTATGTCGCGGCGCCGGGCATCCCCGAGGGCAGCGCCTACAACGTGGCCCAGGCCTACGCCCAGTATGCCGAGGACCCCGGCTCGGTCCCGAGCTTCGAGGACGCGGTGGTGCGCCACCGGATGCTCGAGGCCATCCTCGAGGCGGCTCGGACGGGACAGCGGCAGCGCCTCAGGTAG
- a CDS encoding ABC transporter substrate-binding protein, with product MRRCVPVLLAVLTSCLAACEKKASPVAEAAPRAASAEAPSAEAQEVLLGEVGSLTGAQAVFGVSSRNGFDMAMREINAAGGVKGKKLALRVYDSQGRAEDGAQAVTRLITRDKVLLILGEVSSTVSMAMAEKAQAAGVPMISHAATNPGVTEKGDYIFRICFIDPFQGYVMAKFAREALKLGEVALLLDNKSDYSMGLGEVFTKDFTRLGGRILATETYAQGDTDFRAQLTALKQSRPQALFIPGYYTDVGLIARQARELGLTLPLLGTDGWEAETLFELAGSALEGSYFSSPYAMDSPEPRMRAFVQAYRAQYARAPDTSAVLAYEATKVAAEALERAPDWSGPSLRDAIAKTRDFQGVTGTISLDAQRNAVKPAVVLQVRDGKAEFVTTVHP from the coding sequence ATGCGCCGTTGCGTTCCCGTGCTGCTCGCCGTGCTCACGTCCTGTCTGGCCGCCTGTGAGAAGAAGGCCTCGCCCGTGGCCGAGGCCGCTCCGCGGGCCGCGTCCGCGGAGGCCCCGTCCGCCGAGGCCCAGGAAGTCCTGCTCGGCGAGGTGGGCAGCCTCACTGGCGCCCAGGCCGTGTTCGGCGTCTCCAGCCGCAACGGCTTCGACATGGCGATGCGGGAGATCAACGCCGCGGGCGGGGTGAAGGGCAAGAAGCTCGCCCTGCGGGTCTACGACAGCCAGGGCCGGGCGGAGGATGGGGCGCAGGCCGTCACCCGGCTCATCACCCGGGACAAGGTGCTGCTCATCCTCGGCGAGGTGTCCTCCACCGTCTCCATGGCCATGGCGGAGAAGGCCCAGGCGGCCGGGGTGCCGATGATCAGCCACGCGGCCACCAACCCCGGCGTCACCGAGAAGGGGGACTACATCTTCCGCATCTGCTTCATCGATCCCTTCCAGGGCTATGTGATGGCGAAGTTCGCCCGCGAGGCCTTGAAGCTCGGCGAGGTGGCCCTGCTCCTGGACAACAAGAGCGACTACTCCATGGGGCTCGGCGAGGTCTTCACCAAGGACTTCACGCGGCTGGGCGGGAGGATCCTCGCCACGGAGACCTACGCGCAGGGGGACACGGACTTCCGCGCGCAGCTCACCGCGCTCAAGCAGAGCCGGCCCCAGGCCCTCTTCATTCCCGGCTACTACACCGATGTGGGCCTCATCGCCCGGCAGGCGCGTGAGCTGGGATTGACGCTGCCCCTGCTGGGCACGGATGGCTGGGAGGCGGAGACGCTGTTCGAGCTGGCCGGGTCCGCGCTGGAAGGCAGCTATTTCTCCTCGCCCTACGCCATGGACAGTCCAGAGCCGCGCATGCGCGCGTTCGTCCAGGCGTACCGGGCCCAGTACGCCAGGGCGCCGGACACCTCCGCGGTCCTGGCCTACGAGGCGACGAAGGTGGCCGCCGAGGCGCTCGAGCGCGCTCCGGACTGGAGCGGGCCCTCCCTGCGCGACGCCATCGCGAAGACCCGGGACTTCCAAGGCGTGACGGGCACCATCTCCCTGGACGCGCAGCGCAACGCCGTGAAGCCCGCCGTCGTACTCCAGGTGCGCGACGGCAAGGCCGAGTTCGTCACCACCGTCCACCCGTAG